The DNA window AAAATATGTCAGCATGTGCATTCATCTAAGAGTTTATTCAGGTGTTTCCTTCAATCTGTCATCTGACTGTATGATTCCATAAAATTCAAGTCAACAAAAAGCAGGGAACTTTGTGCTTAGATTGGTAACCATGTAGTCATTATGTAATAATATCAAAACAGACATATTGGATGGCTTTGTGGTGTATTTATTAAAGGACCACAGACAGTTTATTTCAGTCTTTAGAAATGGTTGTAAAATCAacccaaaaaatgaaaatgaaatgaaaaaatgattcaaatcattatttacacattttttacacacactCAACAACCAAACATAACCAGCACAAgacacaaaccaaaaatgataCAAAAGACGTCAGCTGATGACTCCTAGAGAAAAGATAAcaagcaagacagagagagagaagacacaaTTAAGATCTCAGTACAATATAAATGTGACACATGGACATAACTAAGCAAAACAATCCTTTAAGTAAACTTACATTTACAATAAGAGTTAATATGCTACTCTGGCTGTATTGATGTAAAATATGATTGTATGTTTGTTACAATCCCTGCTTCGTTCACATGCATAAACTCACAGATAGGCCTGCCTCAAAGAGAGCCTGAGTAAGTTGAACTTGTTTTGTAAGACAGACCCCTGGTTCTGTGAATCCATTAATCTTGTCTTCATTAAGCTACATTCAAAGATTCAAATCAGTTTGGGCTTTAGAAAGCAAacctttattatattatattatattatattatattatattatattattcatCTTCACCTGCACCATAGATTAAGATACCCACCTCTCCTTTGTCTGGCCATTTTGAGATTCTCCAAGAATCTGGACTTATCTGCTGTCACTCGTGTATGATGCTCTTGGGCCAACCTCCTCCCCACAGGCCCACTCTTCACTTTTGCCCAGTCCTCCTCTGTCTACACACAACAGACAATATTAAAATCACTGTCAGTGCCCACAGGTGATCAATCACCAGGGTCAACCATCACAAAACCTTGCTTGTTCTCAGTAAATGACTGTAACTTCTCACCATATCTTTGAAGGCCTCCCCCTTGTAATATCTCTTGGATGCCGGATACTCAATTCCTTTGTCACATAGTTGCTTCCAGCTTGAAGCCACCAAATGCAGCTCCTCTCCATCGTAGGCGTACAGATTTTTGTCCTCACAGGTCATCAGAACAGGGTCACACGGGCAGGAAGTGTCCTCCACTACACCTACGACCTGCATGTGCACTATATCTGGAAGGTAGAATTTGCCCCATCCGTTCACCTTGGCATCTGCGTCTT is part of the Thunnus albacares chromosome 19, fThuAlb1.1, whole genome shotgun sequence genome and encodes:
- the LOC122970526 gene encoding uncharacterized protein LOC122970526, which codes for MENGPVKNCLSAGQQFDERSFLQYNGKKGAEYLALVSQSVSTYKCNRLTLKNPAGATLRIVGLDDTIYKDADAKVNGWGKFYLPDIVHMQVVGVVEDTSCPCDPVLMTCEDKNLYAYDGEELHLVASSWKQLCDKGIEYPASKRYYKGEAFKDMTEEDWAKVKSGPVGRRLAQEHHTRVTADKSRFLENLKMARQRRGVIS